One window of the Rosa rugosa chromosome 3, drRosRugo1.1, whole genome shotgun sequence genome contains the following:
- the LOC133736659 gene encoding disease resistance protein At4g27190-like, which translates to MEAIVSSVLGKLAEYTVEPVLRQFGYLIHYESNVARLNNQVERLNAQRRDVAEKIEAATRNSETILHEVEIWLDQVDRTLRDKDTCFENERTAKAECCSNGWFPNLKIRHSLSRKAKKMTPDVDRLIDNKFEVVGFAARHEGATSSQASNIMNFESRKSTIEGVMEALKGNQVNLIVICGMGGIGKTTMVKEVVIRAKKEGLVDEHAKVVVNDKPDISKIQSDIAELLGLKLEEQVLESRADKLFNRLSAKRVLVVLDNVWETLDLREIGIPSGLNSCKILVTSRNQDIFNDMEENRKKFPIDVLPESDAWSLFKKMAGDDIESDPGLRSIAEQVLEKCDGLPVAISTLGSALRRKTKAVWNDALRLLQKPFGGDIQGMKKNVYQSIRLSYDFLEREEAKSCFLLCCIFRESTNICVEDLVTHGFGLGVFHRIDSVEGGRDRVEALVDTLKSCYLLLDSDKEECVRMHDVVRAVGLHIASAESEGTFLIRHGVASENWTRGFICTSLTANKSTHELLLLSCTDDEKRSDVDTLGTLYGVEDLKVLDISVPYKGLYTWITFAIMSRTRLESLPVLMRNIQTLCLRGLELKLETIFMIGDRRTLTILRLGGSSIQHVPEEFKNLCNLKLLNLADCSELQEISPGVISSLTKLEELNLWGSFEDWNDVRIIQLSSELLQLPLLTSLETTLSVEILQNSRHLFAKLKRFRLCILKNKRRVPKFLRSIPLYKLPANPRDNFLRLEDLGADCSLLEVSVLLKTTHFLHLGNETLAHPFNVVDAECGGNLKGLSVKDCHALEYLVDLTRAETTPVVFPVLASLEIYGAQRLKEIFHGLLPVGSLKSLRRLIIHRADELRHVWKTESQFDRLESLTLTIVNRCKLLLLGKNRDIIMRKNPGRSTSLI; encoded by the coding sequence ATGGAAGCTATCGTTTCATCAGTTCTTGGAAAACTAGCAGAGTACACAGTTGAACCGGTTCTGCGACAGTTTGGTTATCTGATTCACTATGAGAGTAACGTTGCTCGTCTCAACAACCAAGTTGAGAGGCTGAATGCCCAAAGACGCGACGTGGCAGAAAAAATTGAAGCAGCGACCAGGAATTCAGAGACTATTCTTCACGAAGTTGAGATCTGGTTGGACCAGGTGGATCGAACCTTACGAGACAAGGATACGTGTTTTGAAAACGAGCGAACAGCAAAGGCGGAATGCTGCTCAAATGGCTGGTTCCCCAATTTGAAGATACGGCATTCGTTGAGTAGGAAAGCGAAGAAGATGACTCCGGATGTCGATCGCCTCATTGATAACAAGTTTGAGGTTGTAGGCTTCGCTGCCAGACATGAAGGGGCCACCTCCTCCCAGGCATCCAACATTATGAATTTTGAATCAAGAAAATCAACCATTGAAGGTGTGATGGAAGCTCTGAAAGGGAATCAAGTCAATCTGATTGTCATATGCGGCATGGGCGGAATTGGCAAGACAACAATGGTGAAAGAAGTTGTTATCAGAGCAAAGAAGGAGGGTCTAGTTGATGAGCATGCAAAGGTAGTTGTTAATGACAAACCTGATATAAGTAAGATTCAATCTGATATTGCAGAATTGCTGGGCCTGAAACTTGAAGAACAGGTTTTAGAATCAAGAGCAGATAAGTTATTTAATAGATTATCTGCTAAGAGAGTTCTTGTAGTATTAGATAATGTTTGGGAAACGCTGGATTTGCGGGAAATAGGGATTCCCAGTGGTCTAAACAGTTGTAAAATCTTGGTAACATCACGAAACCAAGATATATTCAATGATATggaagaaaatagaaagaaattcCCCATTGATGTTTTGCCCGAAAGTGATGCATGGAGTCTGTTTAAGAAGATGGCTGGAGATGACATTGAATCTGATCCCGGGCTGCGTTCGATAGCAGAACAGGTACTCGAGAAATGTGATGGATTACCAGTTGCAATTTCAACTCTGGGAAGCGCACTACGGCGGAAAACGAAAGCGGTCTGGAATGATGCACTCAGACTATTACAAAAGCCTTTCGGGGGAGATATTCAAGGAATGAAGAAGAACGTGTATCAGTCAATCAGGTTGAGTTACGACTTTCTGGAAAGAGAGGAGGCCAAATCTTGTTTTCTGTTGTGTTGCATATTTCGAGAAAGCACTAATATATGTGTTGAAGATTTGGTGACGCATGGATTTGGTCTTGGGGTCTTTCATAGAATTGATTCAGTTGAAGGGGGAAGGGATCGTGTAGAAGCCTTGGTTGACACACTCAAAAGTTGCTATTTATTGTTGGACAGTGACAAAGAAGAGTGTGTAAGAATGCATGACGTGGTGCGTGCCGTAGGCTTACATATAGCCTCTGCTGAGAGTGAAGGCACATTTCTTATAAGACACGGAGTGGCATCGGAGAATTGGACCCGGGGATTCATTTGTACATCACTGACAGCCAATAAAAGTACTCATGAGCTTTTGTTGTTGTCATGCACAGATGATGAAAAGAGATCCGATGTGGACACACTAGGCACATTGTATGGAGTGGAAGATCTTAAGGTCTTGGACATCTCAGTTCCTTATAAGGGTCTTTATACATGGATAACGTTTGCTATTATGTCTAGAACAAGATTGGAATCACTTCCGGTACTTATGAGAAACATTCAAACTCTGTGTCTAAGGGGTTTAGAACTCAAATTGGAAACAATTTTTATGATTGGGGACCGACGGACACTCACGATACTCCGCCTAGGTGGATCTTCCATACAGCATGTACCTGAGGAATTTAAAAACTTGTGCAATCTAAAGTTGCTAAATTTGGCGGATTGTTCGGAACTTCAAGAAATCTCACCAGGTGTCATATCAAGTTTAACCAAACTAGAAGAATTGAACTTGTGGGGTAGCTTCGAGGACTGGAATGATGTGCGGATTATTCAACTTTCATCGGAGCTACTGCAGTTGCCTTTGTTGACGAGTTTAGAAACCACTCTGTCTGTTGAGATTCTGCAAAACAGCAGGCATCTATTTGCTAAGCTTAAAAGATTTAGGCTCTGTatactaaaaaataaaagacgTGTACCCAAGTTTCTCCGCAGTATACCACTTTACAAATTGCCCGCAAATCCTCGTGACAACTTCTTGAGACTTGAAGATCTTGGCGCAGACTGCTCTCTTCTGGAAGTCTCTGTGTTGCTAAAGACAACTCATTTTCTACACCTAGGAAATGAAACTTTGGCCCACCCTTTCAATGTAGTAGATGCAGAGTGCGGTGGAAACTTGAAGGGTCTTTCGGTCAAAGACTGTCATGCTCTGGAATATCTCGTTGACTTAACTCGTGCTGAAACTACTCCTGTAGTCTTTCCTGTCTTGGCTTCACTGGAGATCTATGGTGCACAGAGGCTGAAGGAGATTTTTCATGGATTACTGCCAGTGGGGTCGCTTAAATCACTACGACGTTTAATCATACACCGGGCGGATGAATTAAGGCATGTTTGGAAGACAGAAAGCCAGTTTGACCGCCTGGAAAGTCTAACATTAACGATTGTCAATCGTTGCAAGTTATTGTTGCTTGGCAAGAATCGGGACATCATCATGCGGAAGAACCCAGGGAGATCAACTTCCCTAATTTGA
- the LOC133740360 gene encoding uncharacterized protein LOC133740360 isoform X1: protein MRMVMAGSLWKSSCSCSYTCSLVRVIGVSRTSSGAAAAILHASSPFPPPSMALKIQRKSSLTKWRWSQQQPQLPEDRNRNAFFIRSSKYGTNSISTDGGKGYLESTDQELMSQCEMGTFKTSGPGGQHRNKRESAVRLKHLPTGIIAQASEDRSQHMNRASALSRLRTLIALKIRNSVDLDGYSPPRELLQILPKSSSIRTSDIGNQIGPNNPKFVYGMQALLDLLYAVDGSVSEAAKFLGLSTGALSRLILSDDSLRLAVNELRASKDMKPLR from the coding sequence ATGAGAATGGTAATGGCAGGGTCACTGTGGAAGTCATCGTGTTCATGTTCATATACGTGTTCATTGGTTAGAGTAATAGGAGTTTCAAGAACAAGTAGTGGTGCAGCAGCTGCTATACTTCATGCATCATCTCCATTTCCACCTCCATCCATGGCCTTAAAAATACAAAGAAAAAGTAGCTTAACCAAGTGGAGGTGGTCTCAACAGCAACCACAATTACCAGAAGACAGGAACAGAAATGCCTTCTTCATACGGAGCTCTAAATACGGAACCAATAGTATTAGCACTGATGGCGGAAAGGGATATTTGGAATCTACGGACCAAGAATTGATGAGCCAGTGCGAAATGGGCACTTTCAAGACGTCAGGGCCAGGGGGTCAGCACCGCAACAAGCGAGAGTCTGCAGTACGCCTTAAGCATCTCCCAACTGGTATTATTGCACAGGCTTCTGAGGATCGATCCCAGCACATGAATCGTGCCTCAGCTTTATCTCGCCTACGCACTCTTATAGCTCTCAAAATCAGGAACAGTGTGGATCTTGATGGTTATTCCCCTCCTCGAGAGCTTCTTCAAATTCTTCCCAAATCATCTTCCATTAGAACATCAGATATTGGTAACCAAATTGGACCGAACAATCCGAAATTTGTTTACGGAATGCAAGCTCTGTTGGATCTCCTTTATGCAGTTGATGGTTCTGTCTCAGAGGCAGCAAAGTTTCTGGGGTTGAGCACAGGTGCACTGTCTCGGTTAATACTCTCTGATGATTCTCTCCGATTGGCAGTCAATGAGCTTAGGGCTTCTAAGGACATGAAGCCTTTGAGGTAG
- the LOC133740360 gene encoding uncharacterized protein LOC133740360 isoform X2, which translates to MALKIQRKSSLTKWRWSQQQPQLPEDRNRNAFFIRSSKYGTNSISTDGGKGYLESTDQELMSQCEMGTFKTSGPGGQHRNKRESAVRLKHLPTGIIAQASEDRSQHMNRASALSRLRTLIALKIRNSVDLDGYSPPRELLQILPKSSSIRTSDIGNQIGPNNPKFVYGMQALLDLLYAVDGSVSEAAKFLGLSTGALSRLILSDDSLRLAVNELRASKDMKPLR; encoded by the coding sequence ATGGCCTTAAAAATACAAAGAAAAAGTAGCTTAACCAAGTGGAGGTGGTCTCAACAGCAACCACAATTACCAGAAGACAGGAACAGAAATGCCTTCTTCATACGGAGCTCTAAATACGGAACCAATAGTATTAGCACTGATGGCGGAAAGGGATATTTGGAATCTACGGACCAAGAATTGATGAGCCAGTGCGAAATGGGCACTTTCAAGACGTCAGGGCCAGGGGGTCAGCACCGCAACAAGCGAGAGTCTGCAGTACGCCTTAAGCATCTCCCAACTGGTATTATTGCACAGGCTTCTGAGGATCGATCCCAGCACATGAATCGTGCCTCAGCTTTATCTCGCCTACGCACTCTTATAGCTCTCAAAATCAGGAACAGTGTGGATCTTGATGGTTATTCCCCTCCTCGAGAGCTTCTTCAAATTCTTCCCAAATCATCTTCCATTAGAACATCAGATATTGGTAACCAAATTGGACCGAACAATCCGAAATTTGTTTACGGAATGCAAGCTCTGTTGGATCTCCTTTATGCAGTTGATGGTTCTGTCTCAGAGGCAGCAAAGTTTCTGGGGTTGAGCACAGGTGCACTGTCTCGGTTAATACTCTCTGATGATTCTCTCCGATTGGCAGTCAATGAGCTTAGGGCTTCTAAGGACATGAAGCCTTTGAGGTAG
- the LOC133738535 gene encoding mitochondrial phosphate carrier protein 1, mitochondrial has protein sequence MRGAEGRRLCEEFSPAYYGLCTAGGMLSAGATHLAITPLDVLKVNMQVNPVKYNRMASGFSILWREQGPSSLWRGWSGKLFGYGVQGGCRFGLYEYFKKLYSDVLINQNRSTIFFLSSASAQVFADIALCPFEAVKVRVQTQPRFAKGLVDGFPKLYSTEGLAGFYKGLLPLWGRNLPFSMIMFTAFEHSVDLIYHNFIQKRKEDCSIAQQLGVTCLAGYAAGAAGTVVSNPADNIVSALYNKKADSVMQAVRNIGFANLFTRSLPVRITLVGPVVTLQWFFYDTIKVLSGLPPSGGLSRRLEEANLSA, from the exons atgagGGGTGCCGAGGGAAGAAGGCTGTGTGAGGAGTTCTCGCCTGCGTATTATGGGCTGTGCACTGCGGGTGGAATGCTGAGTGCTGGCGCTACCCATCTTGCAATCACGCCTCTCGATGTTTTGAAAGTTAATATGCAG GTCAATCCAGTTAAATATAACAGGATGGCTTCAGGGTTTTCTATTCTCTGGAGAGAACAAGGCCCTTCTTCCCTTTGGAGAGGTTGGTCTGGAAAATTGTTTGGATATGGTGTTCAGGGTGGCTGCAGATTTGGTCTATACGAATACTTTAAGAAGCTTTACTCCGATGTATTGATAAATCAGAACAGGAGTACCATATTCTTTCTCAGCAGTGCCTCTGCTCAAGTATTTGCTGATATTGCTCTCTGTCCATTTGAAGCCGTCAAAGTTCGTGTTCAAACACAGCCCAGATTTGCAAAGGGCTTGGTTGATGGGTTTCCAAAACTATATTCAACTGAAGGGCTAGCTGG CTTTTACAAAGGACTTTTACCACTTTGGGGTCGAAATCTGCCAT TCTCAATGATAATGTTCACGGCATTTGAGCATTCGGTGGATCTGATTTATCACAactttattcaaaaaagaaaagaagattgCTCAATTGCCCAACAGCTTGGTGTGACATGTTTAGCGGGCTATGCAGCAGGAGCTGCTGGTACCGTTGTCTCTAACCCTGCAGACAATATCGTCTCTGCTTTGTACAATAAAAAGGCCGACAGTGTGATGCAG GCTGTGAGGAACATTGGCTTTGCTAACCTATTTACTAGAAGCCTTCCTGTTCGAATTACACTTGTTGGCCCAGTTGTTACTTTGCAGTGGTTTTTCTATGACACCATTAAAGTGCTAAGTGGATT GCCACCCAGTGGAGGGCTCAGCAGACGTCTCGAAGAAGCTAACCTATCGGCTTAA
- the LOC133736195 gene encoding calcium-dependent protein kinase 26, giving the protein MGNTCRGSSRGKFFLGDNQPEEQSTASNTKRSTPTDLSVSDTSSKSQELTKGSPSPSPKPKDKSNNNNLPLSSPRKDNAMRRGHENQTYYVLGHKTANIRDLYTLGQKLGQGQFGTTYLCTEISTGSQYACKSISKRKLISKEDVDDVRREIQIMHHLAGHKNIVTIKGAYEDPLYVHIVMELCAGGELFDRIIQRGHYSERKAAELTKIIVGVVEACHSLGVMHRDLKPENFLLVNKDDDFSLKAIDFGLSVFFKPGQVFTDVVGSPYYVAPEVLLKHYGPEADVWTAGVILYILLSGVPPFWAETQQGIFDAVLKGYIDFESDPWPVISDSAKDIIRKMLCSRPKDRLSAHEVLCHPWICENGVAPDRALDPAVLSRLKQFSAMNKLKKMALRVIAESLSEEEIAGLREMFKAMDTDNSGAITFDELKAGLRKYGSTMKDAEIRDLMDAADVDNSGTIDYGEFIAATVHLNKLEREEHLVAAFRYFDKDGSGYITVDELQQACAEHNMTDVLLEDIIKEVDQDNDGRIDYGEFVAMMQKGNVKGHIAIGRRTMRNSLNLSMRDAPGAL; this is encoded by the exons ATGGGCAACACATGCCGTGGATCTTCCAGGGGCAAATTTTTCCTTGGCGACAATCAGCCCGAAGAACAATCCACTGCTTCCAATACCAAGCGTAGCACCCCTACTGACCTTTCCGTTTCCGATACCTCCTCAAAATCTCAAGAACTAACCAAAGGAAGCCCCAGCCCCAGCCCCAAACCCAAAGACAAGAGTAACAACAATAATCTACCCCTCAGTAGTCCTAGAAAAGACAACGCCATGAGGAGAGGCCATGAGAACCAAACTTACTATGTTTTGGGCCATAAGACTGCCAACATTCGTGATCTTTATACTTTGGGTCAGAAGTTAGGACAGGGACAATTTGGGACTACTTATTTGTGCACTGAGATTTCCACCGGCTCTCAGTATGCGTGTAAGTCTATCTCCAAGAGGAAGTTGATCTCAAAGGAGGATGTGGATGACGTTAGGAGGGAGATTCAGATAATGCACCATTTGGCTGGTCACAAGAACATTGTGACTATCAAAGGTGCATATGAGGATCCACTGTATGTTCATATTGTAATGGAGCTTTGCGCTGGGGGTGAGTTGTTTGACCGGATCATCCAGAGGGGACATTACAGTGAGAGGAAGGCAGCTGAGCTGACAAAGATTATTGTTGGGGTTGTTGAAGCTTGCCATTCACTTGGAGTTATGCATAGAGATCTGAAGCCCGAAAACTTCTTGTTGGTTAACAAGGATGATGATTTCTCACTCAAGGCCATTGATTTTGGGCTCTCAGTCTTCTTCAAACCag GTCAAGTTTTCACTGATGTGGTTGGAAGCCCATACTACGTCGCTCCTGAAGTACTCCTCAAGCATTATGGACCAGAAGCGGATGTGTGGACTGCTGGCGTCATActatatattttgctaagtgGCGTGCCGCCATTTTGGGCAG AAACTCAGCAGGGAATCTTTGATGCGGTGTTGAAGGGATATATTGACTTCGAGTCAGATCCATGGCCCGTGATATCTGACAGTGCAAAAGACATTATACGGAAGATGTTATGTTCCCGGCCTAAAGACCGCTTGTCTGCTCATGAAGTTTTAT GTCACCCTTGGATTTGTGAAAATGGTGTTGCTCCTGACAGAGCACTAGATCCAGCTGTACTTTCTCGTCTCAAACAGTTTTCTGCTATGAACAAGTTAAAGAAGATGGCTTTGCGG GTAATAGCTGAAAGCCTTTCTGAGGAAGAGATTGCTGGGCTGCGAGAGATGTTCAAGGCAATGGATACTGATAATAGTGGTGCAATCACATTTGATGAACTCAAAGCGGGGTTGCGAAAATATGGCTCTACCATGAAGGATGCAGAGATCCGTGATCTTATGGATGCG GCTGATGTTGACAACAGTGGGACTATTGATTATGGGGAATTTATAGCTGCTACAGTCCATCTTAACAAACTAGAACGTGAAGAACATCTTGTTGCTGCCTTCAGATACTTTGACAAGGATGGAAGTGGCTATATTACAGTTGATGAGCTCCAGCAAGCTTGTGCAGAGCATAATATGACTGACGTTCTTCTTGAAGATATTATCAAAGAAGTTGATCAAGATAAT GATGGAAGAATTGACTACGGCGAATTTGTTGCCATGATGCAAAAAGGCAATGTGAAAGGCCATATAGCTATTGGAAGACGGACTATGAGGAACAGTTTGAATTTGAGCATGAGAGATGCACCAGGAGCCCTTTAG
- the LOC133736661 gene encoding uncharacterized protein LOC133736661, which translates to MAMALNSVIPHTRALSLSTSLPSSPHKKPSSPQFPHPQNRRTAAQVVQSAASSSTKTTLPDLEHQLHEDDRSNSFNPTSTSASAWSEFARNVSGEWDGYGADFTTEGNPIELPERVVPDAYREWEVKVFDWQTQCPTLADPEDQVLAYKTIELLPTVGCEADAATRYSILERNVGGVNNKVSAFAYQASGCYVSVLPVEDKSLNKLLEVEYCLINPQDKESRVRIIQVIRIDNMKMVLQSLRVLCEQWYGPFRNGEQLGGCAIRDSAFASTPALEASKVVGTWRSSSAVANFNGSQNDFQELSGDSEQNSVRDESGLILLPKQLWCSVKEGKDGITYSEVGWLFDEGRAITSRCTFSSAATLKEISVASETAA; encoded by the exons ATGGCTATGGCTTTAAACAGTGTAATCCCCCACACTAGAGCTTTAAGCTTAAGCACTTCCTTGCCTTCTTCTCCTCATAAAAAGCCTTCAAGCCCTCAATTTCCACACCCACAAAATCGTCGCACTGCTGCTCAAGTTGTCCAGAGCGCTGCCTCTTCCTCAACCAAGACCACCCTTCCTGACCTTGAACACCAACTTCATGAGGATGATCGCAGTAACAGCTTCAATCCCACCTCCACTTCTGCCTCTG CGTGGTCCGAATTTGCCAGAAATGTGTCCGGTGAATGGGATGGCTATGGAGCAGACTTCACAACCGAAGGGAACCCGATTGAACTCCCAGAAAGGGTTGTGCCTGATGCTTACAGGGAGTGGGAGGTTAAGGTTTTCGACTGGCAGACACAATGTCCCACTCTTGCTGACCCAGAAGACCAAGTTCTTGCCTACAAGACCATAGAGCTACTTCCCACAGTTGGATGTGAAGCCGATGCTGCTACGCGGTACAGCATCCTCGAGAGGAATGTGGGTGGTGTGAACAACAAAGTTTCTGCCTTTGCATATCAGGCTAGTGGATGTTATGTGTCTGTTTTGCCAGTGGAGGATAAGAGTTTGAATAAGTTGTTGGAAGTAGAGTATTGCTTGATCAATCCTCAAGATAAGGAGTCTCGTGTGAGGATAATTCAGGTGATTCGCATAGACAATATGAAAATGGTATTGCAGAGTCTTAGAGTTCTTTGTGAACAGTGGTATGGGCCATTCAGAAATGGGGAGCAATTAGGTGGATGTGCCATCCGTGATTCTGCTTTTGCTTCTACGCCCGCATTGGAAGCTTCAAAAGTTGTTGGTACTTGGCGGAGCTCCAGTGCTGTTGCCAATTTTAATGGTTCTCAAAAT GACTTTCAAGAACTTTCAGGGGATAGCGAGCAGAACTCAGTAAGAGATGAAAGTGGTCTCATATTGCTTCCCAAGCAATTGTGGTGTTCAGTAAAAGAAGGTAAAGATGGCATTACTTACAGCGAGGTGGGATGGCTATTTGATGAAGGGCGTGCCATCACATCAAGATGCACCTTCTCAAGCGCAGCAACTCTGAAG GAAATCTCAGTAGCCTCTGAAACTGCAGCATGA
- the LOC133737663 gene encoding uncharacterized protein LOC133737663: MSSIVQSLQKRMPTNQGALPVSQQGSGLDQAPALRRRLSSLSLKLQPISSPATTWALQRSKSVSAMGEYAGGSIKRWWDWGWTWVLSRKPIFAQDLEMNEEETKILGSDNRGSWRHVFFKVRSELRKLVSSDNVTTLPQTYRPYNSLNYPKTKK; this comes from the coding sequence ATGAGCTCCATTGTTCAGAGCCTCCAGAAGAGAATGCCCACAAACCAGGGCGCCCTACCCGTCTCCCAGCAGGGCTCCGGCCTCGACCAGGCTCCTGCTCTCCGGCGAAGGCTGTCGTCCCTCTCCCTCAAGCTCCAGCCCATCTCCTCCCCGGCCACCACCTGGGCCCTGCAGCGGTCCAAGTCCGTCTCCGCCATGGGCGAGTACGCCGGCGGGTCCATTAAGAGATGGTGGGACTGGGGCTGGACTTGGGTCCTCTCCAGAAAGCCCATCTTTGCTCAGGATCTGGAGATGAACGAGGAGGAGACCAAGATTCTCGGCTCCGACAACAGAGGCAGCTGGCGACATGTCTTCTTCAAAGTCCGGTCCGAGCTCCGGAAGCTCGTGAGCTCCGACAACGTCACCACTCTTCCTCAAACTTACAGGCCCTACAACTCGTTGAACTACCCCAAAACGAAGAAGTGA